The Prunus persica cultivar Lovell chromosome G8, Prunus_persica_NCBIv2, whole genome shotgun sequence genome includes a region encoding these proteins:
- the LOC18767736 gene encoding bromodomain and WD repeat-containing protein 3 encodes MDSATSSVSVNCCTQTMDPWKCTLSGGANSLSMAPSSILNKVNEKAQPEKEERDTGHVVEAGVDIDIREVYFLIMHFLSVGPCQRTFEQFGNDLLEHQLLPRRYHAWFSRSGVGSGNNNDDAISFPLSYNKLVERYPHIERDHLVKLLKQLILSIATPLHGKVGRSAPNAADVPTLLGTGSFSLLDCDRTTENKRVKPLPAHLRWPYMQADQVHGLSLREIGGGFTKHHRAPSIRSACYAIAKPSTMVQKMNNKKKLRGHRNAVYCAIFDRSGRYVITGSDDRLVKIWSMETALCLASCRGHEGDITDLAVSSNNALVASASNDFAIRVWRLPDGFPISVLQGHTGAVTAIAFSPRLSAVYQLLSSSDDGTCRIWDARSSQYPPRIYMPQPSDTLTGRSNAISSTGPSSSNGLQSHQILCCAYNANGTVFVTGSSDTFARVWNALKSNTDDSEQPMHELDVLSGHENDVNYVQFSGCAISSKSSFSDSVKEESNMKFKNSWFCHNNIVTCSRDGSAIIWVPRSHRSHGKVGRWTRAYHLKVPPPPLPPQPPRGGPRQRFLPTPRGVNMIVWSLDNRFVLAAIMDCRICVWNAVDGSLVHSLTGHTASSYVLDVHPFNPRIAMSAGYDGQTIVWDIWEGMPIKIYEIGNVKLVDGKFSADGTSIVLSDDVGQVYLINTGEGESQKDAKYDQFFLGDYRPLARDDSGYPIDQETQLPAYRRNLQDPLCDSSMMPYPEPYQSTYQQRRLGALGMEWHPSSMKFSIGMHTGLDYQMPPLPDLERMIEPLPDFFDAMLWEPENEVASEDTDSEYHGTEENSSEDEKGNITTSSSSDPDCSTEYSEAECSHKDGLRRSRRKRQKVESITCSERRGKKRKVDEHDGIISGIEKIKNSKGGRKVSKRKPSAKTLRPQRVAARNARNVLSQIPGTSTDGEKDEDDSSNSDSLEQQFHIQSYGGNQMMQQKHTKEEPSVHEFEDIAKPLAVSSSQSNVRSKPKLVFKIPLRDSKKQEAPQDVKIKYKNQADLVSASSGYQDVTQDKRINKGLGSSLPDVIDVELPGNLIDNEFTDPGKTAKAGNSLKASPCDKDNRVGWGEVKIRTPKHTRSGNPIPTEAATGSLASFDVHMKERNYVNWDEEHNGTDALEDLDGLKSKELSHTLISSSFESSALGERKPKGIEDSLDIEEAAGTMHSDELKYNAPLKFSAEHLTGYGDLMPEDPSCMDQNLNLEMPKVSGGAGRPGSLKFFFKGRTNSEGVDGNMEENTSNVNDRHDSGIDLPEAAVGAIRGTRTLKTKATSGGVGSVSRSLKLRWGHQTARKSKDAEDSSVKVYDQIYQRPRSTRNRQGSYNDYDQSSSTRSMLDTPVGKLSWLMLSKHEPGYRYIPQLGDEVVYLRQGHQEYLEVVMKSEVGPWGPWGSIKENIKAVEICKVESLDYASQPGSGESCSRMELKFVDPSSAMFGKPWNLTLPEIDFSDFIVEKIWYDAAIRRNWTTRDKCEVWWRDSDGGGDWWEGQIVRCQAKSHEFPDSPWLRYEIRYKNDDGITHCHCPWELRDPSILLEHPHINSESRDKLLHYFSKLEQKDSQTIQQMNQAVWKADFCNSFPVQLYPELIQSRLRNDYYRSLEAVEHDIMVMLSNARQYFKRNELQARIRHLSKWFKKKLSRLQRF; translated from the exons GTATCCTCATATAGAGAGGGATCACTTGGTAAAGCTTCTAAAGCAACTGATACTGAGTATAGCAACTCCTTTGCATGGCAAGGTTGGAAGAAGTGCTCCGAATGCAGCTGATGTCCCTACATTACTGGGAACTGGTTCTTTTTCACTTCTAGATT GTGATAGGACTACGGAAAATAAGAGAGTTAAGCCCCTGCCAGCTCACCTGCGTTGGCCTTACATGCAGGCCGACCAAGTTCATGGGCTAAGTTTGAGGGAAATTGGAGGAGGTTTCACAAAGCATCATCGTGCTCCATCAATTCGCTCTGCTTGTTATGCTATTGCTAAACCATCAACTATGGTGCAAAAGAtgaacaacaaaaagaagctACGGGGGCACCGTAATGCTGTCTATTGCG CCATTTTTGATCGGTCTGGGAGATATGTTATCACTGGTTCAGATGATCGCCTTGTCAAAATTTGGTCAATGGAAACTGCGCTTTGCTTGGCTAGCTGTCGTGGGCATGAG GGTGACATTACTGACTTGGCTGTAAGTTCAAACAACGCTTTGGTGGCATCTGCTTCAAATGACTTTGCCATTCGAGTT TGGCGTTTGCCAGATGGATTTCCAATTTCAGTTCTTCAAGGGCATACTGGAGCTGTGACTGCTATTGCATTTAGTCCCAGGCTTAGTGCTGTTTACCAACTTTTATC GTCATCGGATGATGGGACTTGTCGAATCTGGGATGCTAGGTCTTCCCAGTACCCTCCGCGGATATACATGCCACAACCTTCGGACACTTTAACTG GGAGGAGCAATGCTATTTCAAGTACTGGACCCTCCTCAAGTAATGGTCTACAAAGCCATCAGATACTCTGTTGTGCTTACAATGCCAACGGAACTGTTTTTGTCACCGGTAGCTCTGACACTTTTGCAAGG GTCTGGAATGCTTTAAAATCTAATACAGATGACTCAGAACAACCAATGCATGAATTGGATGTACTGTCGGGCCATGAGAATGATGTCAATTATGTGCAATTCAG TGGCTGCGCCATTTCTTCAaaatcttcattttctgacTCTGTGAAGGAGGAGAGTAATATGAAGTTCAAAAATTCCTG GTTTTGTCACAACAACATAGTTACCTGCTCTCGtgatggcagtgccattatatggGTTCCAAGATCACACAGATCTCAT GGAAAAGTTGGACGTTGGACACGTGCATATCATTTGAAAGTTCCGCCTCCCCCACTGCCTCCTCAGCCACCTCGAGGAGGCCCTCGTCAGAGATTTCTTCCCACCCCTCGTGGTGTTAATATGATTGTGTGGAGCCTGGATAACCGCTTTGTGCTCGCAGCTATCATGG ATTGCagaatttgtgtttggaaCGCTGTTGATGGTAGCTTAGTGCATTCTTTGACTGGTCACACTGCATCT TCATATGTTTTGGATGTTCATCCCTTTAACCCTCGGATTGCTATGAGTGCTGGGTATGATGGGCAAACAATAGTTTGGGAT ATATGGGAGGGCATGCCTATTAAGATATACGAAATTGGAAACGTTAAGTTGGTTGATGGGAAGTTTTCCGC GGATGGGACATCAATAGTACTCTCAGACGATGTTGGCCAAGTATATTTAATAAACACAGGTGAAGGCGAGTCTCAAAAAGATGCTAAATATGATCAG TTCTTCCTTGGGGATTATCGCCCCCTTGCACGGGATGATTCTGGATATCCTATTGATCAG GAGACACAGCTTCCTGCTTATCGAAGGAATCTTCAAGATCCTCTCTGTGATTCAA GTATGATGCCATATCCCGAACCTTATCAAAGTACATACCAGCAACGGCGACTGGGTGCTCTTGGCATGGAATGGCATCCTTCATCCATGAAATTCTCTATTGGCATGCATACAGGCCTAGATTATCAGATGCCGCCTTTACcagatttggaaagaatgatTGAGCCACTACCAGATTTTTTTGATGCCATGTTATGGGAGCCAGAAAATGAAGTTGCAAGTGAAGATACTGATTCAGAGTATCACGGTACTGAGGAAAATTCCAGTGAAGATGAGAAAGGAAATATCACCACCAGCTCTTCTAGCGATCCAGACTGCAGCACAGAATACAGTGAAGCTGAATGCAGTCATAAGGATGGCCTTCGCCGATCAAGAAGAAAACGACAAAAG gTTGAGTCGATAACCTGTTCTGAGAGGCGTGGCAAGAAAAGGAAAGTGGATGAGCATGATGGCATTATATCTGGGattgagaaaattaaaaattcaaaaggtGGCCGGAAAGTTTCAAAGAGAAAGCCTTCCGCAAAGACATTGAGACCCCAGCGAGTTGCAGCACGCAATGCTCGAAATGTGCTTTCTCAGATCCCTGGAACATCTACTGATGgagaaaaagatgaagatgattCATCAAACAGTGATTCTCTAGAGCAACAATTCCACATTCAAAGCTATGGTGGTAACCAGATGATGCAACAAAAACATACTAAAGAAGAACCATCTGTCCACGAGTTTGAGGATATAGCCAAGCCTCTTGCAGTTTCTTCATCTCAGTCAAATGTCAGAAGCAAGCCAAAATTGGTTTTCAAGATTCCACTTCGTGATTCTAAGAAGCAAGAGGCTCCGCAGGAtgtaaaaatcaaatataaaaatcagGCTGATTTGGTGTCTGCATCTTCTGGATATCAAGATGTGACTCAAGATAAGAGGATTAATAAGGGTCTGGGTTCATCTTTGCCAGATGTGATTGACGTGGAGTTGCCAGGAAATCTCATAGACAATGAATTCACTGATCCCGGGAAAACTGCAAAGGCTGGAAATTCTTTGAAGGCATCTCCATGTGACAAGGATAACAGAGTTGGGTGGGGAGAGGTCAAGATACGCACACCAAAGCATACAAGATCAGGAAATCCCATACCAACAGAGGCAGCCACTGGATCGCTTGCTAGTTTTGATGTCCATATGAAAGAGAGGAATTATGTCAATTG GGATGAGGAACATAATGGAACTGATGCATTAGAGGATCTGGACGGTCTCAAAAGTAAAGAGCTTTCTCATACACTCATATCGTCATCTTTTGAGTCCTCAGCTTTGGGCGAGCGCAAACCAAAAGGCATAGAGGACTCCCTGGATATAGAGGAGGCTGCTGGAACAATGCACTCTGATGAATTAAAGTATAATGCTCCCCTTAAGTTTTCTGCAGAACACCTAACAGGTTATGGAGATTTAATGCCAGAAGATCCTTCATGCATGGACCAGAATTTAAATCTGGAAATGCCAAAAGTGAGTGGAGGTGCTGGCAGACCAGGttctttgaagttttttttcaaGGGTAGGACTAATTCAGAAGGTGTTGATGGTAATATGGAAGAAAATACTTCAAATGTCAACGACCGTCATGATTCAGGAATTGATCTCCCTGAAGCTGCAGTGGGTGCAATACGTGGAACAAGAACATTAAAGACCAAGGCAACTTCAGGAGGGGTGGGCTCTGTGAGCCGTAGCCTTAAGTTGAGATGGGGCCATCAAACAGCGAGGAAATCAAAAGATGCAGAAGACTCCTCCGTCAAAGTGTATGATCAGATATATCAAAGACCAAGGTCTACAAGAAATCGTCAGGGTTCATATAATGATTATGACCAAAGTTCTTCAACCCGAAGCATGTTAGATACCCCTGTTGGAAAGTTGTCATGGCTGATGTTGTCAAAACATGAGCCGGGTTACCGTTATATTCCTCAGCTAGGTGATGAAGTGGTGTACCTGAGACAG GGCCATCAAGAGTATCTGGAAGTAGTTATGAAATCAGAAGTGGGTCCTTGGGGTCCTTGGGGATCAATTAAGGAAAACATCAAAGCTGTGGAAATTTGCAAGGTTGAAAGCCTTGATTATGCTTCGCAGCCTGGTTCTGGGGAGAGCTGCAGTAGAATGGAACTTAAATTTGTAGACCCTTCTTCTGCTATGTTTGGTAAACCATGGAATTTAACTTTGCCTGAAATTGATTTCAGTGATTTCATTGTTGAGAAAATATGGTATGATGCTGCTATTAGAAGAAACTGGACCACTAGGGACAAATGCGAGGTTTGGTGGAGGGATTCAGATGGAGGTGGGGATTGGTGGGAAGGTCAAATTGTTCGTTGTCAGGCCAAATCACATGAGTTTCCCGACAGCCCTTGGTTAAGATATGAGATTCGGTACAAGAATGATGATGGGATAACCCATTGTCATTGTCCTTGGGAACTGCGTGATCCATCCATATTATTGGAACACCCCCATATTAACTCTGAAAGCAGAGATAAGCTGCTGCactatttttctaaattgGAGCAGAAG GACTCCCAAACAATCCAACAAATGAATCAAGCTGTTTGGAAGGCGGATTTCTGCAACAG CTTTCCTGTGCAATTGTACCCGGAACTAATCCAGTCAAGGTTAAGGAATGACTATTATAGAAGCTTGGAAGCTGTGGAGCATGATATAATGGTTATGCTGTCAAACGCGAGGCAGTACTTCAAGAGAAATGAATTGCAAGCCCGGATTAGGCACCTCTCAAAAtggtttaagaaaaaactGTCAAGATTGCAGAGGTTTTGA